The Pseudomonas wenzhouensis genome has a segment encoding these proteins:
- a CDS encoding PDR/VanB family oxidoreductase, whose translation MNTHNGTLSVRVARIETLTPEIKRFTLVDPDGKHLPAFSGGSHVVVVMEDGDKTHRNAYSLMGSPYDSSAYQIAVRRVEDGRGGSLYLHEKVSEGSLLQILQPANLFPLAKHARQHIFIAGGVGITPVYSQAEELHIKQTEFELHLAVRGPEHATLGRELQARYGSRVHLYLQSEGSRLNIRRVLANRPLGSHVYVCGPDSMIDDTVDSAHALGWTDSHIHFERFVEQGSSGQPFTVTLARQGVTIEVPPDQSMLEAAEQAGYKVPYLCRGGACGYCETEVLEVEGELDHRDDWLSEEDKLSKRKFMPCVSRATCSRLVVDL comes from the coding sequence ATGAACACCCATAACGGAACCCTCAGCGTGCGGGTCGCGCGCATCGAAACCCTGACTCCGGAAATCAAGCGTTTCACTCTGGTTGACCCGGACGGCAAGCACCTGCCGGCATTTTCCGGTGGCAGCCACGTAGTGGTTGTGATGGAGGACGGCGACAAGACTCATCGTAACGCCTACTCGCTGATGGGCTCGCCCTACGACTCCAGCGCTTACCAGATCGCGGTGCGCCGGGTCGAAGACGGTCGTGGCGGCTCGCTTTACCTGCACGAAAAGGTCAGTGAAGGCTCGCTGCTGCAGATTCTGCAGCCGGCCAACCTATTCCCGCTGGCCAAGCATGCCCGCCAGCATATTTTCATCGCAGGTGGTGTAGGCATAACCCCGGTCTACTCGCAGGCGGAAGAGCTGCACATCAAACAGACCGAATTCGAGCTGCACCTGGCCGTGCGCGGCCCGGAGCACGCCACCCTGGGCCGGGAGCTGCAGGCCCGTTACGGCTCGCGCGTGCATCTGTACCTGCAGAGCGAGGGCTCACGTCTGAACATCCGCCGGGTTCTCGCCAACCGTCCGCTGGGCAGCCACGTCTACGTCTGCGGACCGGACAGCATGATCGACGACACTGTTGACAGTGCCCATGCGCTCGGCTGGACCGACAGCCACATTCACTTTGAACGCTTTGTAGAGCAGGGCTCCAGCGGCCAACCGTTCACCGTCACCCTGGCCCGCCAGGGCGTGACCATCGAAGTCCCGCCGGACCAGTCCATGCTCGAAGCTGCCGAACAGGCTGGCTATAAGGTTCCCTACCTGTGCCGCGGCGGTGCTTGCGGCTACTGCGAGACCGAGGTGCTTGAGGTCGAGGGTGAACTGGATCATCGCGATGACTGGCTCAGTGAGGAAGACAAGCTGAGCAAACGCAAATTCATGCCGTGCGTTTCACGCGCTACCTGCAGCCGTCTGGTCGTAGACCTCTGA
- a CDS encoding dimethylamine monooxygenase subunit DmmA family protein yields the protein MLITGIKSRPVYDRLQPMAGGLRHLIVGQGSGGAAMLRLIGEMTPEQRQASTLIYSTESFSGHNHLAELRQAEAGDLQVFDSNQALIESLRRQLESAHMGTRLYLSGSESFIGTAMQAANAVDLNRDEVLREHSGTLVRRVWCAHCDTYTENVTQRVFTCPGCQLNLVVRDHYSRRLAAFQGIKADGEVPGELPAAEELDT from the coding sequence ATGCTTATCACAGGCATCAAGAGCAGGCCGGTCTATGACCGTCTGCAGCCGATGGCAGGCGGCTTACGCCACCTGATCGTCGGTCAGGGAAGTGGCGGTGCGGCCATGCTGCGACTGATCGGGGAAATGACCCCGGAGCAGCGCCAGGCCAGTACCCTGATCTACTCCACCGAGTCTTTCTCCGGCCACAACCACCTGGCTGAACTGCGCCAGGCAGAGGCCGGCGACCTGCAGGTATTCGACAGCAATCAGGCGCTGATTGAATCCCTACGCCGCCAGCTGGAGAGCGCTCACATGGGTACCCGCCTGTACCTGAGCGGCTCGGAAAGCTTCATCGGCACCGCCATGCAGGCTGCTAATGCGGTGGATCTGAACCGCGACGAAGTACTGCGCGAGCACAGTGGCACCCTGGTTCGCCGCGTCTGGTGCGCACACTGCGACACCTACACCGAAAACGTCACCCAGCGCGTATTCACCTGCCCGGGTTGTCAGCTGAATCTGGTTGTGCGCGACCACTATTCCCGCCGCCTGGCCGCCTTCCAGGGCATCAAGGCAGACGGCGAAGTCCCGGGTGAACTGCCGGCTGCCGAGGAACTCGATACATGA
- a CDS encoding heme-dependent oxidative N-demethylase family protein — translation MTAFKPIETYADSDAKGYTYRNSREAVLRLPFPYPEDQYMYSMNVEPHVPFGQGALRAQFDIDEHYISECHHRAQILDTQPGVHYAALPHMMEAQWDLLELLMESYSRDFPEHFTLEKNGSQWHWINRPLQINQTFTFGDASTLPMEPMEYITRQAQGEFILLEERDDTLVMGAGMATQRADYSLRFNLGMSFMEFHGPVPKLHEMGILQRALKFLLRLRPGHPVRRTNWSVTVSPRLETSAETLPDWAPDRTIVTPENAGELVNLRIELQPLHRLPRSNAVLFPVRTYLVSLKELAEFAPQWAKRMHRVIRDLDQELVDYKGFTRYRDAMVTWLSQYDDGTPVDESLQQ, via the coding sequence ATGACCGCCTTCAAACCAATCGAAACCTACGCCGATAGCGACGCCAAGGGCTACACCTATCGCAACAGCCGGGAAGCGGTGTTGCGTCTGCCTTTCCCGTACCCGGAAGACCAATACATGTACTCGATGAACGTCGAGCCCCATGTACCCTTCGGCCAGGGTGCCCTACGCGCCCAGTTCGACATTGATGAGCACTACATCTCCGAGTGTCATCACCGCGCACAGATTCTCGATACTCAGCCTGGCGTGCACTATGCCGCGCTGCCGCACATGATGGAGGCCCAGTGGGACCTGCTGGAGCTGCTGATGGAGTCGTACTCGCGCGATTTCCCCGAGCACTTCACCCTTGAGAAGAACGGTAGCCAGTGGCACTGGATCAATCGTCCGCTGCAAATCAACCAGACCTTCACCTTCGGCGATGCCAGCACCTTGCCGATGGAACCTATGGAGTACATCACCCGCCAGGCCCAGGGCGAGTTCATCCTGCTGGAAGAGCGTGACGACACCCTGGTGATGGGGGCGGGCATGGCCACCCAGCGCGCCGACTACTCATTGCGCTTCAACCTGGGCATGAGCTTCATGGAGTTCCACGGCCCGGTACCGAAACTGCACGAAATGGGCATTCTGCAACGTGCGCTGAAGTTCCTTCTGCGTCTGCGCCCCGGTCATCCAGTACGCCGCACTAACTGGTCGGTCACTGTCAGCCCACGCCTGGAAACTTCCGCCGAGACCCTGCCGGACTGGGCACCGGATCGCACCATCGTTACCCCAGAGAATGCAGGCGAGCTGGTCAACCTGCGCATCGAACTGCAGCCGCTGCACCGCCTGCCACGTAGCAACGCCGTCCTGTTCCCGGTACGTACCTACTTGGTGAGTCTCAAGGAACTGGCCGAGTTTGCCCCGCAGTGGGCCAAGCGCATGCACCGGGTGATCCGCGATCTGGATCAGGAGCTGGTGGACTACAAGGGTTTCACCCGCTACCGCGACGCCATGGTTACCTGGCTTTCGCAGTACGACGACGGCACCCCCGTCGATGAGAGCCTGCAGCAATAA